The region catgctataactgtgttatccggaaatcgtaatacacttgtgaatacatagaccacaacatgttcctagtaagcctctagttgactagctcgttgatcaacagatagtcatggtttcctgactatgggcattggatgtcattgataacgggatcatatcattaggagaatgatgtgatggacaagacccaatcctaagcatagctcaaagatcgtgtagttcgtttagctagagcttttccaaatgtcaagtatcatttccttagaccatgagattgtgcaactcccggataccgtaggagtgctttgggtgtgccaaacatcacaacgtaactgggtgactataaaggtgcactacgggtatctccgaaagtgtctgttgggttggcacgaatcgagactaagatttgtcactccgtatgacagagaggtatctctgggcccactcgataatgcatcatcaaaatgagctcaatgtgaccaagtgtctggtcatgggatcatgcattacggtacgagtaaagtgacttgccggtaacgagattaaacgaggtattgggataccgacgatcgagtctcgggcaagtaacgtaccgattgacaaagggaattgtatacggggttgattgaatcctcgacatcgtggttcatccgatgagatcatcgaggagtatgtgggagccaacatgggtatccagatcccgttgttggttattgaccgaagaggcgtTTCGGTCATGttcgcatgtctcccgaacctgtagggtctacacacttaaggttcggtgacgctagggttgtagagatattagtatgcagtgacccaaaagttgttcggagtcccggatgagatcccggacgtcacaaggagttccggaatggtccggaggtgaagaattatatataggaagtcaggtttcggccatcggaaaagtttcaggggtcaccggtattgtaccgggaccaccggaagggtcccgggggtccaccgggtggggccacctatcccggagggccccatgggctgaagtgggaggggaaccagcctcaggtgggctgatgcgcccccccttggggccccctgcgcctagggttggaaaccctagggtgggggcacctccacctggcttggggggcaagtttcccccctggccgccgccccccttggagatcccatctcctagggccggcgcccccctagggggcctatataaagaggggggagggagggcagctgcacccatgctcttggcgcctccctctccctctcgtagaagctcggcgaagccctgccgagatcactgctgcatccaccaccacgccgtcgtgctgctggatctctgtcaacctctcctcccccccttgctggatcaagaaggaggagacgtcttcctcaatcgtacgtgtgttgaacgcggaggtgctgtccgttcagcactaggatcattggtgatttggatcacgacgagtacgactccctcaaccccgttctcctgaacacttccgctcgcgatctacaagggtatgtagatgcacttctttctctcgttgctagatgaactcatatattGATTTTGGTGAAAgcgtataattttttttattttctgcaacgttctccaacacctTTCGCACCCCTGGGCGGCCCCAGCGCCGAGACCCAATAGGCCGGCCCTGGCCTCCCTCGATCTAACCTGCAGCCTCGGGCGCGAGGCGAGTGTGGTCCTACTGTCGGGCGCGACACTTTCTCGATCCTGCAGCACCGGGCGCGAGATGAGCCATGGACTTTAGCTAGGAGCAGGGCAACCTTCGACGAAACTAGCGCCCAACCGAAGAGGATCCGCCAAGCGGACGAGCCAGCCCCCGCTGTAGCTGATCTGCCAAGCGATCCGCCCGCAGACGAGCTAGTGCCGGAGCCGAGATCGCCGAACCACCGTGTAGCTGACACGTCGCAGGAAGGTCGCCGCGAAGCCAGACCTCACCGTGCCGCCACCGCACACGACTAGAGCAGACACCACACCGAGCAACTGCCCCACACACACCATCCGCCAAGATCCACGCATCCGATCCGGCGCCATCCACCACCATGTTCCGCCAAACCACCCTCGAGGTGCAGCGGCAACCAAATCCACCGCCTGCCGGGCTCCCACGCGAGCCGAACCAGCCCGGTCGCCGTCGAGCCCGAGCTTCCCGAGGCACACCAGAAGCCAGATCTGGGCACGCCCAGCCATGGCCGCTAGCGCCCTCCAGCCACCCTCGCGGACACGTAGCCACCACGACCAGACAACATCGCCCGGTTGCCACGCCGCCACACAAGCGCCGCGCCTCCACCTAGATGCGCCCTCCCACGCCACCCGCGGCCAAGCGAAGAGGAGAAGCTGCCCcatcggcgccggcgccggcgccgattGGGCTTCGCCCAACCGTGCACtcggtcggcggcgagggagggaggTGCGGAGGATGCGGGTCCTCTGGCGGCGGTGGTGACAAGGTCTCCTCCCGCGACGTGCATCGCGGGAGCGTCCCCCTTGCAAATACCCTTTTGAATGGGGTTCACCATGTTTTATTCATGCATTTTGGACCATATGCTATCTTTAAATCTAAATTCTGAAACTGGAAATTATGAATTGAGATATTTTTATTTGCGTGAGGCTGGAACATAAAACAACTAATTGTACGTAAAAATTGTGAATTTGAAGTTGAAACAGATCCATATGCACACAAgcgaaccaatctgtggttggatggttagagagactgtggtatccccagcccatcagggttcaaattctggtgctcgcatttattcctgaatttatttcgggatttccggcgatgcacattcagtgggaggagacgttcccgtcgacgacaaggcgcttacggtgacttcgtaaatctcaagatgatatgccggctcagtctttcggaggtgctcatagggtagggtgtgcgtgtgtgcgttcatagggatgagtgtatgtgcgtgtatatgagcGAATATGTCTGTACTGATGTTTAAAAAAAGATCCAtatgcacacaatataaaaaataaacagaaatataagagaaacagaagaaaaaacaatgCATAAATATACAAATCCAGACCAAACTGTGGGTATATCGCGAAACCGACCGAGCCCAAGCAGCGACCGAGACGCCCACCCGACCCGACCCGACCCGACCCCCCACCACCAGCCtcgcctcccccgccgccgccaccaccggcgaccaccggaGCCCTTGAAGAAAAGCGCGAGCGCCCCGCGAATCGAAGCGGAGGAGATGGTGGGCGCCTCGACGTCGTCGGTGGTGAACGTGTACCCGCTCGCCAACTACACGTTCGGCACCAAGGAGCCCAAGATGGAGAAGGACACCTCCGTCGCCGACCGCCTCGCCCGCATGAAGGTCAAGTAAGTGCGCCTCCTCGCCCCTCCCCTCCCTGATCCACTCCATATACTGCTCTCGCCGGAAGCCCTAAACGCTAGAGCTCGGATTGTTCCCGGGTCGAAGATCCCCGCCGTTAATTTTCGGGTTCATCAGCAGAGTCCCCTGCGCTGGAGGGTTCCACGGGGAAATGTCTGGATGTGGCCAAATCGTTTATTATTTTAGTCAAATTTTGAAATTCACTCCGCCTGGATGCTTTGTTTTAGCTCAGATCAGATTTAGGTACTCTGGAAATCGCTTCATGGAAACCTAGATCTGTGTGTTGGTATgtgaattttggttggatttttggcTGTCTATATTCAGGGTTGAAAGCTGGTGGTGGCTTGAAATAGAAGCATGAAATGCAGAGCAATCTAGTTTACGAGGTTGACTATTGCCTCTCGTTTCAGGGTTATATTACAAATTGTGTAATTCCTTTACTAGATGTGCTTAGCAGGGGAAACTGCAATAATTATGGTGCTTGGCACATTTTGTTTTTTGTAACGACATAACTTGCAATTACGGCGCTTTATGTTACAATTGTTCCTTGCGTCAGAGAGTACCATGGAGTAGTATTGTTGGGAGAAGGCCAAATTGTTGCATATCTGTAGTCAAATTTTGAACATCATGTTGTTAAGACTGCTCTTTTTTAGCTTGGATTTAGGTACTGCAGAAATTGCTTCGTGGAAACCCAGTGTTATGTGGATCTGTCTGTATGTTAATATCGGTGTTTTTATTAGTTTGATGGCTTTCTGTTGATGGTTGTAAGCTGTGCTGGGTTGGAATAGCAGCAGAGATGCCGACCAATCTAGTTTATGAGGTCGACTATGTCCTCTCCTTTCGTGGTTACATTACTTTGTGTAGTTCCTTTACTAGATGTGCTTAGCAGGGGAACTGCAATAATTATGGTGCTTGGCTGATATTTTTAACGACTTAACTTGTAATTATGGAGCATTATGTAATTAATGGTTCCTTATGTCGGAGTGTAGCATGGAGCATTATTGGGAGAAGACCAAATTGTTGCATGCTAATGCTGCTCTTATTTAGCTTGGATTTAGGCACTGTGGAAATTACTTGATGAAAACAGAGTGTTATGTAAATCTGTCTGTATGTTAAAATAGGTGTTTTTGTTAGTTCGGTGGCTTTCTGTTGCGGGTTGTAAGCTAGTGCTGGCTTGAAATAACAGCAGAAATGCTGAGCAATATAGTTCCTGAGGTCAACTACTCCCTCTTGTTTCGTGGTTGTATTACTTTGTGTAGGTTCTGTAATAGGTGCGTAGCAGAGGAACTAGAAGGGTTCTGGTGCCTGGTAGATCCTTTTTTTTGCCAAGGATGGAACTTGGAATTATGGTGCACTATGTAACAAGTAGTTATACATGATAATTTGTTTGTATTCTGGCCTGGGATGTCATGTCAATGTGTATCATAAAGGAAATACATATAGAAGCTTCGGTGGTTCTTCAATTGGTTGCAGGTTTATGTTCATTCTATTTTGTGTCTTAAGTACCCTGCGAACAGTTTGGCTTCTTTGCTAAATATGTTTCTTCACCCTATCCTGTCAAATAGATCAACTTACTAATTACTTTGGAATGGCAGCTACATGAAAGAAGGAATGCGGACAAGTGTTGAAGCAATCCTACTGGTATGTTCCTATTCTTCAATCTCATCATTATGCTCATATACATTTTTGTGATTCAAGACATCCAATTGTTGGCAAACGTCCTGTAGTAACAATTGTTCAGTGGATGCATTAATTTGGCAAATAAACTGAAATATTCACTTGCATTATCCTATTCAGGTGCAAGAGCACAATCACCCACACATACTGTTATTGCAAATTGGGAATACATTTTGCAAACTTCCTGGTGGACGTTTGAAGCCTGGAGAAAATGGTGAATTTTCTATTGCTTCACTCTTCTATTATGTTCCTCGTACATGGGATCATCTGCTTTGGCTGTTTGCTTACATGACTTGAATTCTACAGAAATTGAGGGCCTGAAAAGAAAGTTGTGCAGCAAACTTGCAGTGAACTCACCTTCCTTTCCACCTAACTGGCAGGTATTTGAGTCCGAGAGAAGTTCAGTTCCTTTTTTGTTATAATGGTGAATGGCCATATCATTTcgcataattatgttggaactggtCACTTTGTACCTTACTGAGTCATAGTTAATCCAACAGCACTGAAGATTATCTGCATCTGGAAGAAATAAAGCACTGAACTGCTATTTCAGCTTCTTCGACCCATCTATAACAGTCATGTCATGTGTACGAGAGACAAAAATTATGGCATGTCATTAACATTATATATCTCCGTATGCACTATGTTGTGGCTGTGCCTAAATGGAAGAGTGACATGGGTGCTAAGTGCTAGCTGCAGAAATCGCTATCACAATCTCCAATATTTAAAACATGAACTACCTACCATCATACTAATACCTCAGTATAATTTCCTGTGTCCACATGCTTATGAAACAGTATTCAAAGTGGACTTCTGTAGAAGACATGCAACACTGCCCTGTAGCCTGTCCTTACCAAAGTATGAAATACGTTGAATCAGCATGAACTTGTGTGTCTAGCTTCTTACAGTAATAATCTTGGGTTCCAGTCCTATTGACAGCATGTTCACTTTGTTGCTAGAGTACATATCTAGTGGAAATCATACATTCAGTGAAAACACGGAAACCTGATATTGTGCCGTTGGATAGGAAATGTGCGTTGTGAGATGAAAAGCTGTAGAAATTGCAAATAGAACCCCACAACCATCCTGTACCTCGGTACAGAAATATCCACAATGGAGGCTGAGTCATCCCGTTCCTTTTCCTATGGAGCTAGCCAATCCCAATTCGAATTTCTTCCCCATCAACAGCTAGGATTAGGAGAGTTGTTGGGAGATGGTGCTTTCCTACAGCATGAACCCTTTGTTCCGCACAGGACCGGTGAACAGTCCGGGTGATTCCTCTCCGGTGACTGTCTGGCCAACCATGTCAATCCGCTAGCAACCTCAGTCAAGGTTTTTAAGGCGTTGGTATAGCGACGATATAAAGTTGTGGCACGGTCCCAGCCCATGGCGTCCAGGCTTGCAATATTTTTGGCCCGTAGcggcagagagacagagagaggcggccatggcggggaaAATTAGCCGCATACCTCGTCCTCTCTGGCGGCTGAGGACGGAGAGCCGAGGAGTCCATGGTGGATGAGGTGtgacagggagagggaggagaggaccAGCACGGCTCGGGTAGGTGGGGGAGCACCGGCCAGCCGTGGTCGAGGTTGTCGGTGTCGCCGGTGCAGAGGGAGGGCGTGCCAGCCGGCTGGATCGAGGGGCGGAGGGAGCGGTTGGGTCTGGATCGTGAGGAGAGGGGAGATATTTGGGGTCGGGGAGAGAGAGATCGACAAGTTGCAGGGGGTGGCGGCGGGGTGCTACGTCAGGGACTTTCCCTGGCTCGATATGGGCCCAAAGGGCTGAAACGTATAGTACTAGGGAAATAAGCATGATGCCCCTTATACAACGGGGTATATACACAGTGCACTATATACATCTAATAGTAGTTGTCTACAACTCATACAGATTACAGATTTAGATTATGCCTATGAAGTTGTGATTTAATTTGCTATTATTCACCATAAGGTTGTGTCTATGATGTCGCCACGCCATACGCCATAAGCGCTATAATGCTGTGAAGGGGGTCGGTCGCCATAAAACGCGCTACGCCATAGAAACATTGACCTCAGTGTGAAGTTCTGGCAGGAGACAATTTATATTGAGTCTGTCCCGACGCACACCAAGACTTTGTCTTTGTGTGAGCAACAAGGGAATCATAACGAGTTTGATTTCCTCGAGTTCATCGAGGAGAATGCACTGAAACCGGAGAGGTTGTTCATCGTCATGAAAAAAGACCTAACCTACAGCGAGAGGCAAGTGGTGGTTGTTAAACTGATGGATCTTAGTTCTGCTAATTTGGCTAGTAGGGACTGCAAAGTGCCTGCATATTTGGACGCCCCAGATTTGTCTTATGATGTTCCCTTTTACTGCCTCCGAACTCAAACATGCCTTGGTCGCCCAAGATTTTGATAGAACTGCAAATGTTCTGTTTGCAGTATCCATTCCTGTACATACTTCTCTTGTTTGGGCAGAGTTTTGTTGGATAGAGTTCTAATTCTACTAGCACCGAGGGGCTATGTGCAAAATAGCAGCGCTGCCATTGGGCGTTCTATTGCAAATACTAAGTAGCAGTAGTGTGTGGATCTAGTCCATACATATAGGATCAAACGGCCAGCACACAGGTTTCCAAGCTTCCACTGAATCAGGGGTTTTCACCTGATGTTGTCTCTTGTTGCTAttagatgttttttttatcatagtGTATAATGTAAACTGTATCCATTCCTATAAAGCTGTAATGTGTTTTTCACTTACAGGTTGGTGAGTGTGTTGCTGTTTGGTGGAGGCCAAACTTTGAGACCGTGATGTATCCTTATTGCCCTCCACATATAACCAAGCCCAAGGTACATTCTTGTTTAAGAGGTTTTTGTTACCACCTATTGTTGGGATTTGGGATTAGATAATGAAAACGACCAATGTGATGAACAGGAATGCAAGAAGCTTTTCATTGTTCATCTAACTGAAAGAGAGTATTTCGCTGTTCCAAGAAACTTGAAGCTACTTGCTGTTCCACTGTTTGAACTCTATGACAATGTTCAGGTAATCCGCACTCCCCCATGCTGATAGTTAGCTTTCCTTGATGTTTAGAAACATGTACTCATCCCTCGAGTGTGTCGAGATATATATGCTTCAATAAATTTCCAGTGATATGTTTTAATTTCCATCACAAGAATCTGACCCAAACAACTGTTTTTCTCTTGCTTCACATAAATGAATGATGGTACTATTGAATTGATTTCTGTGAGAAAGAATCCATCTCTTGTAGTTATGAAACCACTTCAATCTGGATTCTTTTTGGCGCCATCAGTTTTTCCCATTTTTATTTCTGTTTAGCCAGGTGATAGCGATAGGATGGCTGTAACATGCATTTTTTCTAATGAAATTCAGACCCTGCACAAAGTTTGCTCAAACATGGCTATATTTTGCTCTGCGACTTGTATTATTACATCGTGCCGTTATCAATGGTCTTAAATGTGAtgaaagtctgaaatctgttttctaTTTGGATGCAGCGGTATGGACCTGTAATTTCCACCATCCCGCAGCAGCTGTCTAGGTTCCAGTTCAACATGGTGAGCTCGTAAGGGTGATGGGATTGTGTCCCCAAGGCCTCTTTCGGCAATCCACTCCGAGCATCTCTTCGACATCAAACTGGCTAATCGACTTAGCATGACTCGTTTTCTCAGTAACCATGTTTCCATGAATTATGCAGCACTCTTGGTTTGTAAACTAGACATGTACCTATGCTTGTCGTTCATTTTGCGATTCTGTTAGTACATCTCAAATGTGTTGTATGCGTGGTGTATTTTGTGGTTGTTGTTCCGTGTTCTAATTTATTTGTGTATATGTACCAATGTATGTAGTACAATTTGCATTATCTGCTGTAGTAACGCTTCAGACTCGCTTTCTTTTCTGCCGATGAACTAAGAGTGTTCTTGAAGGAGCTACCCCTTCAAATCACAAGCTTCCTTATTATTTTCGGCAGTGTACCAGAATCTTTTCAGCTTTCCTCAATGTTTTTGACAGCGTATTTGTAAGCCTTTTGAATGCCTGCCCTTGGTCATGTGTAAGTTCAGGCATGTCCAGTAGGCATGTGGATGTTTGCCTTGCTGAGCTAAGGGGTGACCAAAATTCCAAAAGCATCTGTAATTTGGTCAGAGATCATAACGTTGCTGTTGTCTGCTTTACATATTCAAATAGTAACAACCATTTCTGTTATGCAATTTTTCTCTTAGACATACTCACTAAATTCCAGAAGAACGAAAGTCCTATTCTGAGCCCGAGCTCAGATCATAGCCGTCAAGGTTTCTCGCGATCCCCACCGCTGCAGGTATATCAGAACGTATTTGGGCAGGTATCCCATGCCCTTTTCCACGAAAGGGCCCACCATGTTCTCTTGTCGAAGGCAACGCCCGTCACCCGCCAGGTAGCGGCTCAGATGGGGACGCCCTTTCTTGGGCCACGGCTCAGACGGTAGGTGGTAAACGGCCGGAGTCCATCCAGCCCCACTTATATATCTGCCTCCTTCCACTAGAAGAATCCACACCCTCCCACCCGTTGCCTTATCTTCTCCAATCTCGCTTGCAACCATCAAAACCAAGAAGATGGCAAGCTTCTACTCCTCCCAGGCCGGCTGGGTGCTCCCGCTGATCCCTTGTTCATAACAA is a window of Triticum dicoccoides isolate Atlit2015 ecotype Zavitan chromosome 2B, WEW_v2.0, whole genome shotgun sequence DNA encoding:
- the LOC119366503 gene encoding pre-mRNA cleavage factor Im 25 kDa subunit 2 isoform X2; protein product: MVGASTSSVVNVYPLANYTFGTKEPKMEKDTSVADRLARMKVNYMKEGMRTSVEAILLVQEHNHPHILLLQIGNTFCKLPGGRLKPGENEIEGLKRKLCSKLAVNSPSFPPNWQVGECVAVWWRPNFETVMYPYCPPHITKPKECKKLFIVHLTEREYFAVPRNLKLLAVPLFELYDNVQRYGPVISTIPQQLSRFQFNMVSS
- the LOC119366503 gene encoding pre-mRNA cleavage factor Im 25 kDa subunit 2 isoform X1, with the translated sequence MVGASTSSVVNVYPLANYTFGTKEPKMEKDTSVADRLARMKVNYMKEGMRTSVEAILLVQEHNHPHILLLQIGNTFCKLPGGRLKPGENEIEGLKRKLCSKLAVNSPSFPPNWQVGECVAVWWRPNFETVMYPYCPPHITKPKECKKLFIVHLTEREYFAVPRNLKLLAVPLFELYDNVQRYGPVISTIPQQLSRFQFNMVSS